The Lachnospiraceae bacterium genome window below encodes:
- the rsxC gene encoding electron transport complex subunit RsxC, which yields MLKTFKGGVHPPDEKLQTCDKPIQDFMDPQGDMIYPMQQHLGAPCRPIVKKGDCVLRDQIIGEPTGLGAYIYTSVSGTVKDVKPVLHPNGTKVLSVIIENDHQYHTLEKEIKPCSYKELTKEEILERIKLAGIVGMGGAGFPTHIKLSPAPDKKIEYVIMNGSECEPYLTSDYRVMLEDSWRVVNGLRIALSLFPGARACIGIENNKPKAMETLQSYIQDEKDIDIVALKTKYPQGGEKQLIYAVTGREVPSGGLPADVGCIVLNVDTVVAISRAVTQARPLQRRIVTVAGDCVKNPGNFRVRIGTSFQEVVDAAGGLIKKPAKMICGGPMMGMPVSTLEIPVIKTSSCILLLSEEEAALPEESACIRCGKCIEACPIHLQPYELNQLVLRRDWDGFVRLHGTDCIECGSCSYACPAKRHLTQTCKLGRKTIADLKRQAAVKGGKN from the coding sequence ATATTGAAAACCTTTAAAGGCGGGGTTCATCCGCCGGATGAAAAGCTTCAGACCTGCGATAAGCCGATCCAGGATTTTATGGATCCTCAGGGGGATATGATCTATCCTATGCAGCAGCATCTGGGGGCTCCCTGCAGGCCTATTGTAAAAAAGGGAGACTGCGTACTTAGAGATCAGATCATTGGAGAGCCGACGGGGCTGGGCGCTTATATATATACCAGCGTATCCGGTACAGTAAAGGATGTTAAGCCGGTGCTGCATCCTAACGGTACAAAGGTTCTGAGCGTGATTATTGAAAACGATCATCAGTATCATACATTAGAAAAAGAGATAAAACCATGCAGCTATAAAGAGCTTACAAAAGAAGAGATTTTAGAGAGAATCAAATTGGCAGGCATTGTAGGCATGGGAGGAGCCGGGTTTCCAACACATATCAAATTAAGTCCTGCACCGGATAAAAAGATTGAATATGTGATTATGAATGGTTCTGAATGCGAGCCATATTTGACTTCAGATTATCGCGTTATGCTGGAGGATTCATGGCGTGTAGTCAATGGACTTCGTATTGCGCTGTCTTTATTTCCAGGGGCCAGAGCGTGTATTGGTATTGAAAATAACAAGCCTAAAGCGATGGAAACACTTCAGTCCTATATTCAGGATGAAAAAGATATAGATATTGTTGCATTAAAAACCAAATATCCGCAGGGCGGCGAAAAACAGCTGATTTATGCCGTAACGGGACGAGAGGTTCCTTCCGGAGGCCTGCCTGCCGATGTAGGATGCATTGTATTAAATGTAGATACTGTAGTAGCGATATCAAGAGCTGTTACGCAAGCTCGTCCGTTGCAGCGCCGTATCGTAACAGTGGCTGGAGATTGTGTTAAAAACCCAGGAAATTTTCGAGTACGAATTGGCACAAGTTTTCAAGAAGTCGTTGATGCAGCCGGAGGTTTGATTAAGAAGCCGGCTAAAATGATTTGCGGTGGTCCGATGATGGGGATGCCGGTTAGCACATTAGAAATTCCGGTTATCAAAACCTCTTCTTGTATTTTATTATTGTCAGAGGAAGAAGCTGCATTACCGGAGGAGAGTGCATGTATTCGCTGTGGTAAATGTATTGAGGCATGTCCCATTCATCTGCAGCCCTATGAACTCAATCAGCTGGTGCTGAGAAGAGATTGGGATGGTTTTGTACGGCTGCATGGCACAGATTGTATTGAATGCGGATCCTGCAGCTACGCTTGTCCTGCCAAACGACATTTAACGCAAACCTGTAAATTAGGAAGAAAAACGATTGCTGATTTAAAAAGACAAGCCGCCGTGAAAGGAGGAAAAAACTAA
- a CDS encoding DUF378 domain-containing protein, with protein sequence MSSKPFDILCLTLTIVGAIVWGLIGFFNFNLVDALFGFSWVSRVIYALVGLSGLYCLSMYGKIAAADAYHRS encoded by the coding sequence ATGAGTTCAAAACCTTTTGATATTTTATGTCTGACTTTGACAATTGTAGGCGCAATTGTATGGGGCTTAATCGGTTTTTTCAATTTCAACCTAGTTGACGCCCTCTTTGGTTTTTCCTGGGTTTCGCGTGTGATTTATGCCTTAGTTGGCCTCTCAGGCCTGTATTGCTTAAGCATGTATGGCAAAATCGCCGCTGCTGATGCCTACCACAGATCGTAA
- a CDS encoding twitching motility protein PilT, which yields MIQLIAGREGAGKTKSLIDMANALVKTNDGHIVYVDADQSQIFRLDYAIRLVQTAEYPMETSSEFFGFVCGILSQDYDINTVFIDGLLKNAKIEATHMEELLDKVNDVADKYNIHFIISMCCDESQIPEKYQSCLLK from the coding sequence ATGATTCAATTAATTGCTGGGCGTGAAGGTGCCGGAAAAACTAAAAGTTTAATTGACATGGCTAATGCTCTTGTAAAAACCAATGATGGACATATTGTGTATGTCGATGCAGACCAGAGTCAGATTTTCCGTTTGGATTACGCAATTCGGCTGGTACAGACAGCTGAATATCCCATGGAAACCAGCAGTGAATTTTTTGGTTTTGTTTGTGGTATCCTTTCTCAGGATTATGATATTAACACCGTTTTCATCGATGGACTGCTGAAAAATGCCAAAATTGAGGCTACACATATGGAAGAGCTGCTCGATAAGGTAAACGATGTTGCCGACAAATACAATATTCATTTCATTATTAGTATGTGCTGCGATGAATCACAGATTCCTGAAAAGTATCAGTCTTGCTTGTTAAAATAA
- a CDS encoding RluA family pseudouridine synthase has translation MIEFVIQKQEAGRQLARFLEKIFPKAPRSLFFKALRSRKIKVNGKKPKELSMILQENDVVRLFFTNEQLSSFGYRERKEEEVPPSFPAVPVLYEDENLLILDKPAGLLSQKSKPQDISLTEIGRQMIVKQHGGAASYRPGVCNRLDRNTSGAVILAKNVESGQAIAQMLKEHTLQKFYWALVEGLPEKWQQRTQLIHTWRKDEKNNKAILCPYQEDQGEYQRIESYVKLLRQCGRYSLVEVQLLTGKSHQIRSQLAYEGHPIVGDGKYNQKANCFAPMLVAKRLVFADCPDHLQYMEGRVVEADLPASMKKYMEENGVFLQ, from the coding sequence ATGATTGAATTTGTGATTCAAAAACAAGAAGCGGGCCGTCAGTTGGCCCGCTTTTTAGAAAAGATTTTCCCTAAGGCTCCCCGCAGCCTTTTTTTTAAGGCATTGCGTAGCCGCAAGATTAAGGTGAATGGAAAAAAGCCTAAAGAATTATCGATGATTCTGCAGGAGAACGATGTGGTTCGATTGTTTTTCACCAATGAGCAGCTTAGCTCTTTTGGCTATCGAGAGAGAAAAGAAGAAGAAGTGCCTCCTTCTTTTCCGGCTGTGCCGGTGCTTTATGAGGATGAAAACCTGTTGATCTTAGATAAGCCGGCAGGATTGCTGTCGCAGAAAAGTAAGCCGCAGGATATATCACTTACAGAGATCGGCAGACAAATGATTGTAAAGCAACATGGTGGGGCTGCTTCCTATCGGCCTGGTGTCTGCAATCGTCTGGACCGAAATACATCGGGAGCTGTCATTTTGGCTAAAAATGTAGAAAGCGGGCAGGCGATTGCGCAAATGCTCAAGGAACATACTTTACAGAAATTTTACTGGGCGCTGGTAGAGGGACTCCCTGAAAAGTGGCAGCAAAGAACACAGCTGATTCATACATGGCGAAAGGATGAAAAGAATAATAAAGCCATTTTGTGTCCATATCAGGAGGATCAAGGGGAGTATCAAAGGATCGAGAGCTATGTAAAGCTGCTGCGGCAATGCGGACGCTATAGCCTGGTAGAGGTGCAGCTGCTCACGGGAAAAAGTCATCAAATTCGGTCGCAGCTAGCTTATGAGGGACATCCTATTGTGGGGGATGGAAAATATAATCAAAAAGCCAACTGCTTTGCCCCTATGCTGGTTGCCAAACGATTGGTATTTGCAGACTGTCCGGATCATCTTCAATACATGGAAGGAAGAGTGGTGGAAGCTGATTTGCCAGCATCAATGAAGAAGTATATGGAGGAAAACGGAGTATTTTTGCAATAA
- a CDS encoding SPFH/Band 7/PHB domain protein, protein MGYIIGGIIILLIIMLAASCFRIVPQANAYVIERLGAYKQTWGVGLHFKVPILDKVARKVNLKEQVADFPPQPVITEDNATIQIDTVVFFQITDPKAYTYGVEKPMMAIANLSATTLRNIIGDLELDETFTSRDIINTRMRTILDEATDPWGIKVNRVEVKNIIPPAEIQQAMEKQMKAEREKRESILRAEGTKQSQILVAEGKKESLILEAEASKQAAILHAEAKKEAQIREAEGEAEAIRKVQQATAEGISMLKNAAPDAGVISLKSLEAFAKAADGQATKIIIPSEIQSLAGLVTSATELAKKMDIPEK, encoded by the coding sequence ATGGGATATATTATTGGCGGTATTATTATTCTTTTGATTATCATGCTGGCAGCTTCCTGCTTTAGGATTGTGCCACAGGCGAATGCATATGTTATTGAAAGGCTGGGTGCCTATAAGCAGACATGGGGTGTAGGGCTTCATTTTAAAGTGCCGATCTTAGATAAGGTGGCGCGTAAAGTCAATTTAAAGGAGCAGGTGGCGGATTTCCCGCCGCAGCCGGTTATCACAGAGGATAATGCAACGATTCAAATTGATACGGTTGTCTTTTTCCAGATTACAGATCCCAAAGCATATACCTATGGCGTAGAAAAGCCGATGATGGCTATCGCAAACTTATCAGCGACAACGCTTCGTAATATTATCGGTGATTTGGAGCTGGATGAAACCTTTACCTCTCGTGATATTATCAATACAAGAATGCGCACCATTCTGGATGAAGCTACGGATCCATGGGGGATTAAAGTAAACCGCGTTGAGGTTAAAAATATTATCCCGCCGGCAGAGATTCAGCAGGCAATGGAAAAGCAGATGAAGGCTGAGCGTGAAAAGCGTGAATCCATTTTGCGTGCAGAGGGAACTAAACAGTCTCAGATTTTGGTAGCGGAAGGTAAAAAGGAATCTCTGATTCTGGAGGCAGAAGCTTCTAAGCAGGCGGCTATTTTGCACGCGGAGGCTAAGAAGGAAGCGCAGATCCGTGAGGCTGAGGGTGAAGCAGAGGCTATCCGCAAGGTGCAGCAGGCTACGGCAGAAGGTATTTCTATGCTGAAAAATGCGGCGCCGGATGCCGGTGTCATTTCTTTGAAAAGCCTCGAAGCATTTGCCAAAGCTGCGGATGGTCAGGCGACAAAAATTATCATTCCGTCAGAGATTCAGTCGTTGGCTGGCTTGGTTACTTCTGCTACGGAGCTGGCCAAGAAAATGGATATTCCTGAAAAATGA
- a CDS encoding NfeD family protein: MTSIDTIVYFWLALTIICVVVEALTLGLTSIWFAFGGLAALVAGILGAALWLQIVCFIVVTIVMLVLTRPLAVKFLKPGLKKTNVDAIPGKMGEVIEEILPMEGKGQVKLEGQVWSAKVEDGKTAIPVGTVVTVIRVEGVKVVVRS, from the coding sequence GTGACAAGCATCGATACCATAGTCTACTTTTGGCTGGCGCTGACGATTATCTGTGTGGTCGTAGAGGCGCTGACGCTTGGATTAACTTCCATTTGGTTTGCATTTGGAGGGCTCGCAGCCCTTGTAGCCGGCATCCTAGGAGCCGCCCTTTGGCTGCAGATCGTCTGCTTTATTGTTGTGACGATTGTGATGCTGGTTTTAACAAGGCCGTTGGCCGTTAAATTCCTAAAGCCGGGCCTGAAAAAGACCAATGTGGATGCGATTCCGGGAAAAATGGGAGAAGTCATTGAAGAAATTCTTCCTATGGAAGGCAAAGGACAGGTTAAGCTCGAAGGGCAGGTGTGGTCTGCTAAAGTCGAAGACGGTAAAACAGCCATACCGGTGGGGACTGTTGTGACAGTGATACGCGTAGAAGGCGTAAAGGTTGTAGTTCGTTCATAA
- the sigH gene encoding RNA polymerase sporulation sigma factor SigH, with product MKIQGREMIKENGNTLPDEELLARIHQTDQMSDILEATDILMERYKEMVRGKARTYFLMGADRDDVIQEGMIGLYKAIMDFRPEKDVNFKKFAELCITRQIISAVRISSRLKHMPLNQAVSLESHIWDKEGKERRLADVLPGPSDLNPEKILMDEEKMQQLKQSIGNRLSSMEKNVLTLFLSGMDYIQIADHLGKQPKSIDNALQRIKQKIMKILEA from the coding sequence ATGAAAATACAGGGTAGGGAAATGATAAAAGAAAATGGAAATACACTTCCGGATGAGGAACTGCTTGCCCGAATCCATCAGACAGATCAGATGTCAGATATACTAGAAGCAACAGATATACTGATGGAACGCTATAAGGAGATGGTCCGCGGCAAGGCCAGAACATATTTTCTAATGGGAGCTGACCGAGACGATGTCATCCAGGAAGGAATGATTGGCTTATATAAAGCGATTATGGACTTTCGGCCGGAAAAGGATGTCAATTTTAAAAAATTTGCAGAGCTGTGTATCACAAGACAGATTATCTCCGCTGTACGCATCTCTTCCCGTTTAAAGCATATGCCGCTGAATCAGGCTGTCTCATTAGAAAGCCATATTTGGGATAAAGAGGGCAAAGAAAGAAGACTGGCAGATGTCCTGCCGGGTCCTTCTGATCTAAATCCAGAGAAAATTTTGATGGATGAAGAAAAAATGCAGCAGCTTAAGCAATCTATTGGAAATCGGCTCAGCAGCATGGAAAAGAATGTGTTAACACTGTTTTTGTCTGGTATGGATTATATTCAGATTGCAGATCATTTGGGAAAGCAGCCTAAATCGATTGATAATGCACTGCAGAGAATTAAACAAAAAATCATGAAAATACTAGAAGCATAA
- the rlmB gene encoding 23S rRNA (guanosine(2251)-2'-O)-methyltransferase RlmB, which yields MTDSIIYGRNTVLEAIKAGREIEKLYLSRPPHSGSLIQIAGLAKKKRILIQETDKAKLDTLCDKGNHQGVVALCAASQYAEVADILRRAEEKGEAPFLLICESIQDPHNLGAILRSAEAAGVHGVIISRHHAVGLTEAVAKTAAGALEYMPVAKVASVAKLIEELKQQGIWTACADMDGQSVYQTDLKGPLALIIGGEHEGITRLVKERCDFVVSLPMKGQVTSLNASVAAGILLFEALRQRS from the coding sequence ATGACGGATTCGATTATTTATGGCAGAAATACCGTATTAGAAGCGATCAAAGCCGGCCGAGAGATTGAGAAACTATATCTGTCTAGGCCTCCGCACAGCGGTTCATTGATTCAGATTGCGGGACTGGCCAAGAAAAAGAGAATTTTAATACAGGAGACGGACAAAGCTAAGCTGGATACACTGTGTGATAAAGGCAATCATCAGGGGGTCGTTGCGCTGTGCGCCGCTTCTCAGTATGCTGAGGTAGCCGATATTTTAAGACGAGCGGAGGAAAAAGGCGAGGCCCCTTTTCTTTTAATCTGTGAGAGCATTCAGGATCCCCATAATTTGGGTGCCATTTTGCGGAGTGCGGAAGCCGCCGGCGTACATGGCGTGATTATTTCCAGGCATCATGCGGTGGGGCTCACAGAAGCAGTGGCCAAAACAGCCGCCGGTGCTCTGGAATATATGCCGGTAGCCAAGGTAGCAAGCGTCGCTAAGCTCATTGAAGAGCTGAAACAGCAGGGCATTTGGACTGCCTGTGCTGATATGGACGGGCAGAGCGTATATCAGACAGATTTGAAGGGACCACTTGCGCTTATTATTGGCGGTGAGCATGAGGGAATTACCCGTTTGGTGAAGGAGCGCTGTGACTTTGTTGTAAGCCTGCCAATGAAAGGGCAGGTCACTTCTTTAAATGCTTCAGTAGCGGCCGGTATTTTGCTGTTTGAAGCGCTGCGGCAGCGGTCTTAA
- a CDS encoding Mini-ribonuclease 3, whose amino-acid sequence MGILELICQEAAGQQLEIKQIKPLALAYIGDTLYDLYIRSHLVLTKQETPKQMHVEAVHFVKASSQAKMMKLIMEDLTEEETEVFKRGRNQKSLTVPKNTTLVDYKWATGFEALLGYLYVTKQEERLYALMKLATDRFKREKTGGKE is encoded by the coding sequence ATGGGCATTCTAGAGCTGATTTGTCAGGAAGCCGCCGGCCAGCAGCTTGAAATTAAGCAGATCAAGCCGCTGGCACTGGCATATATAGGCGATACGCTGTATGACCTGTATATCCGCAGTCATCTGGTGCTTACCAAGCAGGAGACACCTAAACAGATGCATGTGGAAGCGGTTCATTTTGTTAAGGCTTCTTCTCAGGCGAAAATGATGAAGCTGATTATGGAGGATTTAACAGAGGAAGAGACAGAGGTCTTTAAACGCGGAAGAAATCAAAAGTCTTTAACCGTGCCTAAAAATACGACGCTGGTGGATTATAAATGGGCTACTGGGTTTGAAGCGCTGCTGGGGTATTTGTATGTAACGAAACAGGAGGAGCGTTTATATGCGCTTATGAAGCTGGCGACAGATCGGTTTAAGAGGGAAAAAACAGGAGGAAAAGAATGA
- a CDS encoding GNAT family N-acetyltransferase produces the protein MENSYRPITKENCQRAVQIYNACTDRGEQLYLRLTEAEFCDLFLVPPKAEDQVFSFYAPEEEGFILGLFDSGVKKFFVTMIQVIPAKRRKGVGRALLEKLQQAMLCFAKERQIPMQELEVSYFNPVNITWILPNTQAHRHPNAPGVQLGSGAHLFFKNMGFRDFSYQNSYHLELADYEWPEEALKPYQQKMEKAGYTVEFYDAKRHHGMQELVDDLNNDLWNWQIPAEMNREGGPRPMLIVSDHGRVGGFAGPIVPDAYGRGYFLGLAIHSECRGCGAASVLFNKLCLEFKRAGARYMTLFTAEDNPARSAYEKAGFKIHASWADMKKKVQH, from the coding sequence ATGGAAAACTCGTATAGGCCGATTACAAAAGAAAATTGTCAAAGGGCTGTTCAGATATACAATGCATGTACCGATAGAGGAGAGCAGCTTTATCTGCGTTTAACGGAAGCAGAATTCTGTGACCTGTTTTTAGTACCGCCTAAAGCGGAGGATCAGGTTTTTTCTTTTTATGCACCGGAAGAAGAGGGCTTCATTTTAGGGCTTTTTGATAGCGGCGTAAAAAAGTTTTTTGTTACGATGATTCAGGTGATTCCTGCTAAGCGCAGAAAGGGAGTAGGCCGTGCGCTTCTTGAGAAGCTGCAGCAGGCCATGCTTTGCTTTGCGAAGGAGCGGCAAATCCCTATGCAGGAGCTGGAGGTATCCTATTTTAATCCAGTTAATATTACCTGGATTTTACCGAATACGCAGGCGCACCGCCATCCTAATGCGCCAGGCGTGCAGCTTGGCAGCGGCGCTCATTTGTTTTTTAAGAATATGGGCTTTCGTGATTTTTCATATCAAAACAGCTATCATCTGGAGCTGGCTGACTATGAATGGCCCGAGGAGGCTCTAAAGCCATATCAGCAAAAAATGGAGAAGGCTGGGTATACTGTAGAATTTTATGATGCGAAGCGGCATCATGGAATGCAGGAGCTGGTGGATGATTTAAATAATGATTTATGGAACTGGCAAATCCCCGCAGAAATGAACCGAGAGGGAGGGCCAAGACCGATGCTGATTGTGTCTGATCACGGAAGAGTAGGAGGCTTTGCCGGGCCTATTGTGCCGGATGCTTATGGACGCGGATATTTTCTTGGACTGGCAATTCATTCAGAGTGCCGCGGGTGCGGGGCTGCCAGTGTTCTGTTTAATAAGCTTTGTCTGGAGTTTAAGCGGGCGGGCGCTCGCTATATGACGCTGTTTACGGCGGAGGATAATCCGGCTAGAAGCGCCTATGAAAAGGCTGGATTTAAAATTCATGCCTCCTGGGCGGATATGAAGAAAAAGGTGCAGCACTAG
- a CDS encoding anhydro-N-acetylmuramic acid kinase, translating into MLYDIMQKNEKLVIGLMSGTSADGIDAVLVKISGHGIETKVEQLAFVSPPYTEEVRERILQVAAGNFGGSQELCLMNVLLGELFADACLMLCEKAGIQPSDVDLIGTHGQTVYHIPTAQPYLGHSITATLQIGEPSVLCERLGILTVSDFRVRDVAAGGFGAPLVPYTEYILYSDPTRHVGLQNIGGIGNITVLPAGGKLDDLTAFDTGPGNMLMDSVVGQITNGRLRYDEGGKIAASGRVSEALLEKLMQDPYLKQTPPKTTGREYYGQDFVRKIMQDGQALSLCDADILATTTMFTAASIAYSVNHHCQPKPQRLIVGGGGSLNPTLMQMIASCLPQVEVMTNEDLGLDSSAKEAVAFALLANETIHSQCNNAPAATGAKHPVIMGKICQ; encoded by the coding sequence ATGCTTTATGATATTATGCAGAAAAACGAAAAGCTGGTTATAGGCCTGATGAGCGGAACTTCTGCAGATGGCATAGACGCCGTACTGGTAAAAATCAGCGGCCATGGCATCGAAACAAAGGTAGAGCAGCTCGCTTTTGTCAGCCCTCCCTATACCGAAGAGGTCAGGGAACGCATTTTACAGGTCGCTGCCGGGAACTTTGGCGGAAGTCAGGAGCTTTGCTTAATGAACGTATTGCTTGGCGAATTATTCGCCGATGCCTGTCTCATGCTCTGTGAAAAAGCCGGCATCCAGCCAAGCGATGTCGACTTAATCGGAACTCACGGGCAGACGGTATATCACATTCCTACCGCTCAGCCCTATCTGGGTCATTCCATTACGGCAACCCTTCAGATCGGTGAACCCTCTGTACTCTGCGAACGGCTCGGCATCCTTACCGTATCCGATTTTCGCGTACGCGATGTAGCGGCTGGCGGCTTCGGCGCGCCTCTTGTGCCCTATACTGAGTACATTTTATACAGCGACCCGACGCGCCATGTCGGACTGCAAAACATCGGCGGTATCGGCAATATCACCGTCTTGCCCGCCGGCGGGAAATTAGACGACCTCACTGCCTTTGATACCGGTCCTGGTAATATGCTGATGGACAGCGTTGTAGGTCAGATTACCAATGGACGTCTTCGCTACGATGAGGGCGGTAAAATTGCTGCCAGCGGTCGGGTCAGCGAAGCCCTTCTTGAAAAACTAATGCAGGATCCTTACTTAAAGCAAACCCCTCCTAAAACAACCGGACGTGAATATTACGGGCAGGATTTTGTCCGCAAAATTATGCAGGATGGTCAGGCGCTTTCTCTATGTGATGCTGACATTTTGGCAACCACCACGATGTTTACAGCTGCCTCGATTGCTTACTCCGTAAACCATCACTGCCAGCCGAAACCGCAGCGCTTGATTGTGGGCGGCGGCGGCAGCCTAAATCCCACCTTAATGCAGATGATCGCTTCCTGTCTGCCTCAGGTAGAGGTCATGACCAACGAGGATCTTGGTCTTGACAGCAGCGCAAAAGAGGCCGTAGCCTTTGCCCTGCTTGCTAATGAAACCATCCATAGCCAGTGCAATAACGCCCCGGCAGCTACCGGAGCCAAGCATCCAGTCATTATGGGTAAAATCTGTCAGTAA
- a CDS encoding beta-lactamase family protein — protein sequence MASSLSHAEALLEQGLRDRVYSGAALAIGNAEQVFVSHTVGHVSYEENAAPITSSTLFDMASISKILGTTFCAFHMIEEGRLCLQDSLADFFSDVPEDKQDITIYHLMTHTSGLPAELFLWKLCQTPEQVVSAILNAPLDFPIGSNIQYSCMGYILLGKIMEGITGRSLDQLAKEWTFDPLGMRATGYRPVSACSPDPSIAYTETMTLSGPGLPGVVHDENARFLNGISGNAGVFSNLDDMILFAQMLSQKGKPLISRRLMELACRNYTPGLDENRGLGFQLSGPAPTFFGDLFGNDGIGHTGYTGTSLAVDPHSGLYVVLLTNRVHPTRDNAGLTRLRHQIHNAAVAEFLH from the coding sequence ATGGCATCATCTTTATCTCATGCAGAAGCTTTACTAGAGCAGGGGCTTCGCGATCGGGTCTATTCCGGTGCTGCGCTTGCAATTGGAAATGCAGAGCAGGTATTTGTTTCTCACACAGTCGGGCATGTTTCTTATGAGGAAAACGCCGCCCCCATTACCTCCTCTACTCTTTTTGATATGGCCAGCATCTCTAAAATTCTGGGAACGACCTTCTGCGCATTTCATATGATTGAGGAAGGCCGTCTATGTCTTCAGGATTCGTTAGCGGACTTCTTTTCTGATGTGCCCGAAGATAAACAGGATATTACTATCTATCATCTTATGACGCATACCAGCGGCCTACCGGCTGAGCTCTTTCTCTGGAAGCTCTGCCAGACGCCTGAGCAGGTAGTTTCGGCCATTCTAAATGCGCCACTAGATTTTCCCATCGGAAGCAATATTCAATATAGCTGTATGGGCTATATTCTGCTTGGCAAAATCATGGAAGGCATTACCGGGCGCAGTCTGGATCAGCTGGCTAAGGAATGGACCTTTGATCCTCTCGGTATGCGGGCCACAGGATATCGTCCTGTATCTGCCTGCTCTCCTGATCCTTCCATCGCCTATACGGAAACGATGACGCTATCCGGCCCCGGCCTTCCCGGTGTGGTACATGACGAAAATGCTAGATTCTTAAACGGTATTTCCGGCAACGCCGGTGTTTTCTCTAATTTAGATGATATGATTCTTTTCGCTCAGATGCTTTCTCAAAAAGGAAAACCTCTGATCAGCCGCCGTCTGATGGAACTTGCCTGCCGTAATTATACGCCCGGGCTGGATGAAAACCGCGGCCTTGGATTTCAGCTGAGCGGTCCGGCGCCTACCTTTTTTGGCGATCTCTTTGGAAATGACGGGATTGGACATACTGGATATACCGGTACTTCCCTTGCCGTGGACCCTCACAGCGGCCTATATGTCGTACTGCTGACGAATCGGGTGCATCCTACCCGTGATAATGCAGGGCTGACGCGGCTGCGGCATCAGATTCACAATGCAGCTGTGGCAGAATTTCTTCACTAA
- the truA gene encoding tRNA pseudouridine(38-40) synthase TruA, with protein sequence MANYKLTIQYVGTKYNGWQRQGNTENTIQGKLEAILERLFTIPVEVIGSGRTDAGAHAFGQVANFHVPVEMDPEEILEYLNRYLPKDIAVSRVERVPDRFHSRFNVKRKTYQYRIWNSCISNVFEKNFVYELAEPLNTDRMKEAALYWIGEHDFKAFCSNKRLKKSTVRTIYEINIEELEPEIRITITGNGFLYNMVRIMVGTLIEIGMGEKLPSDVPAMLAGKDRRNAGFTAPSSGLMLMEVEY encoded by the coding sequence ATGGCAAATTATAAATTAACCATTCAGTATGTAGGGACGAAATATAATGGCTGGCAGAGACAAGGGAATACAGAAAACACGATTCAAGGCAAGCTGGAAGCCATTTTAGAGCGTTTGTTTACGATTCCGGTCGAAGTCATTGGCTCAGGACGTACCGATGCGGGTGCCCATGCCTTTGGTCAGGTTGCGAATTTCCATGTGCCCGTTGAGATGGATCCCGAGGAAATTTTAGAATACCTAAACCGCTACCTGCCAAAGGACATTGCGGTAAGCCGTGTGGAAAGAGTGCCGGATCGGTTCCATAGCCGTTTTAATGTGAAACGCAAAACCTATCAGTATCGGATCTGGAATAGCTGCATTTCCAATGTGTTTGAAAAAAATTTTGTGTATGAGCTTGCAGAGCCTTTAAATACAGACCGAATGAAGGAGGCAGCGCTGTATTGGATCGGCGAACATGATTTTAAAGCCTTTTGTTCTAATAAACGGCTCAAAAAGTCAACGGTCAGAACTATATATGAAATCAATATCGAAGAGCTGGAGCCGGAAATTCGCATTACGATTACCGGAAATGGATTTTTATATAATATGGTTCGTATTATGGTTGGCACATTGATCGAAATTGGCATGGGAGAGAAGCTCCCCAGCGACGTCCCTGCCATGCTGGCAGGAAAGGATCGCAGAAACGCCGGTTTCACAGCGCCCTCCAGCGGCCTGATGCTAATGGAAGTCGAATATTAA